The following nucleotide sequence is from Primulina tabacum isolate GXHZ01 chromosome 2, ASM2559414v2, whole genome shotgun sequence.
gtttttgatgaaactacaCTAACTAATAATCCAACGGATCCAGTTGAGCTATTTGATAAATTTACAGATattagtttggaggatgaaaatgaagaagaaaatcatatcaatcgaaacatccttcaaacacctgaaccagaagtgttAGATCAACCAATGGAACAGGAAGCTcctcctgataatcagttgtgGAGCAAACAGaaaatattcagttaccaactgatacaactccaactgaaactgaaaacattcagttacCAATAGAATCAGTTGCTGAAACAGAAGCAGCAAACACTGAACTCAGATgaaaaaatcacatccacctgaattggtaataggtGATCCATCTAACCcagtaagaacaagaaatcaaatgcttaacttgttgattcattctgcttttgtctcacaattggaaccaaagaaaactgacgaGGCctttgctgatcctaactggataaacgctatgcaagaggagctaaatcagtttacccataacaaagtctggaacctagttccaagaccaatttcaaaaactattataggtataaaatgggtgtacaggaacaaactgaacgaagatggttcagttgtgcgcaacaaagaaACGCTAGTAGCATAAGGATACAGGCAAGAAGAAtgaattgattacgatgaaacatatgcaccagttgcaagactggaagctatcagaatattccttgcttatgcatcgttcaagaactttaaagtctaccagatggatgtaaagagcgcattcctgaatggtcagttgcaagaagaagtttatgttgaacaacctctaggttttatcaatcactctttccCTAATCATGTCtattatttgaacaaagctttatatggtcttaaacaagctccaagagcttggtgtgagacattttcaaaattcttaactgatcatgattttaccgttggatcagttgataagacattgttcaaattttctaaaaatgatcatattttacttgttcaaatttatgttgatgacatcatattttggtcaactaaccccaaattatgcgagaaatttgctaagatgatgcaggacaaatttgaaatgagcatgatgggtgaactgacatttttccttgaactgcaagtgaagcaactggagacttgtattttcatcagtcaaactaaatatacaaaagagttgctcaagaaatttggcatggaatcatgttcagctgtaagtactcccatgagttcatcagtaaaACTGGACagtgatcaagggggaatatcagtagaggcgacactctacagaggtttaataggttcactATTGTACCTAACTGTCAGTCGTCCTgctattgtatttgttgtctgtatatgtgctagatttcaatcaaaccctaagcaatcgcattttcaaccgccaaacgtattttaaaatatcttaaaggcactccatatgttgggttatggtactctaaagactcatctttcaatttagttggatattcagatgcagattatgcaggatgtaagctagatcgtaaaagcaccagtggatcatgtcagtttctaggagacagactgatctcctggttcagcaagaagcaaacatcaatagccacttccacaactgaaggagaataccttgctgctggaagctgttgtgcccaactgctctggatccagcaacaactgaaagattatggagttatTGCcaaagaatcaccaatattttgtgacaatactagCATGATTGCTATCacttacaatccagttcttcactcaagaaccaagcacatagatgtcaggcatcacttcatcagagatcatgtctTGAAGAAAGCCATCAGACTGGAGTAtgtttcaactgaacaacaagcagctgatatcttcaccaaaccactacccgagactaagttttcttactttcgcaatatacttggtttaactgatttaacttgattatatATCATGGCTTTTAATAGTTTCTTTTCATAACCGAGTATGTTATCATATGTTAATTGCTCAATAGTTATTTGTCGGTTATTATCATTTCAGTTGAATTATTCTCAGTTGAATGACATTCATTTAACACCAGTTTGTATGCTAAAAAGTAAAAGGCAACgataaaatcaaaatatttcatttattatAATTGGAGCAGTACACTTTTGATTTCCTTCTTAACAGCAGACAGCCACGAGGTCAACCAATCGGTTAAAACCTCTGTGGTAGTCTTCAGGAAATCCTCTGAAATAGCAATGTGCTTCAGAGTCCACTTCTCCTTTTTCAGCATCAGCAGGTAGACACCTTCGTCTGTGAAGATGTCCACCTCATCAGCAACGCACAAACGTCGTCGATATTTCTTCATTCGTGCCACTCGTTCGGGGGTAGCAACTGCTCCTTCCTGTTGGAGGAGCTGAAGATCTTGAAGTTTATACCAAAATCGGAGAACTTtgtggaagacttcatcttccataGCAAGCTTTCTAGTCTCCAGTGCTGCATCCATAAACTCGTTAGCCATATCTGGAACTTTTGAGCTGCTTACACCTGCCATTttgtttcttgaaatatttagtTGCTAATGTGTTAAGACTAATcatgttacttctatttataacACAGGCTCAAAGCAACTGAAGAGACGTGATTAGTACATTCGACGTTTCATCTTCTGAAGCATAAGATTTATCTTATTACGTCATTATATTTGCCGTTTAAACTTTCATGATTTAAaacatgcatttattaagggggaatatcgattttaagaggttaactgagaagacagtggttagtgaattttcatctGAAATGAATTAGTttcacaactgatcgttcagttgataATTTagctaatcttctcatataagttaactaattaatcatgttttattccaaatcaagtgacgtgactgtcagTTTTCGCATTAAATGATGAACAATGTTTTAAAACGTGGACCCACttgaaccatttaaaattatacACACGTTTGTAGCACACGTACACActatatttcaaaatttcatggactgacacgtgtccagaactTGTACAGTCACTTACATTTGTACCTttccccgcttcaattcagttcttCTTTACGCGAACTTTACTCTTCAGAGCAAATTCACATTCAGTGTTTTTATCCtgaaaaatttcagattttcctactctcagcaatggcaaatcaaattccCGCACATATTCTAAATGCTATGGCAGTTGACTTTGAATCTATTCTATCAGTAAATTATGTCGATgtcaagaacgtctttctgaaacTAGAAGCAGCCGGCTTGAAGATATTTCTGGGACAATCGTATTAGGAACTTTATCCACAAGAGCTTCATGATTTCTATTCAACTGGTTACGTTACTATTGATGGAAACGTCACTGCTACTATCAATGGTCAGTTGCtaaccatttctgaagaatccTTCGGTGAACTATTTcaactgcctactgatgggTTAATCCATTTCTCTAAGGTCAAAACCtctgatattgaagaaattcagtctattctatcagctgatggtcggaaaatcaaagtttccgatccaaagaaagagctcAAGCCAGAAATTCAACTACTGGCAGATATTTCAGCAAAGGGGATACTAGCTAAGACTGGTTCATTTGCTGctcttactcttgaaaaatttcaagtcatgacgGTGATCATGGCTGAGAAAAAGGTAAACTggagaaatattattttcaccATTCTAAGAAATATGCTTCAGTCAACGAAGCAGTCACGAGGATATGCCGTGCAAATCAGTTCTCTACTGAAAATAAAAGGACTACTGGGTGATACTGCTGAGAAATCATCCAAGTTCAAAGTGTTCAATGATAAGAATGTACTGCCACCAAAGGCCAAATTGAACTTGTCACCTGAGCAGTTTGTTAAGGTGAAAATGAAATTGGGAGGGGAGGAGCTCCCAAATCGGTCAAGAAAGCAAGAAAGGAGGCACAAAAGAAAACAATCAAGCGCAAACTAATTGTCAGCGAAACTGATTCTGAGAGGACTCTTTCTCCCAAAATAGTGAAAAATCCTCGAACCTCAGAGACCAAGCCTGCTACTGCGGTTGGAACCATCCCAACTGTTTGACTGATGTAGTCAGGAGCTGAACAGCCCATTGAAGCTGTCCCACTGAAGGTCATTCCAACTGAACCATCATCTGAGGATCAGTTGCCTCTCTCTGCCATCCTACCAAAGAAGAAAGTCACTGAATCTGGTGACAAAAAGAAGCTTGCTGGAGTTAAGGCTCCACCAATCACTATCACTGGTTACACTTCCTTACCTCCTCCCATACCAAAGGGAATAGTAATCAGAGAACAAATTGATGCAACAACGTTAGGGTTAAGCATTCCTCACATTCTAACTGATCCCAAAGGGAAAGGGAAGATGCAGGAACAACCCAGACCAACCAATGCGGTTCAGACGCATATTGATCTCATCTGGCAAAAGATCAATGATTTTGCAGCAGAGAAACTCAAGACCTACAATGAGTGGGTCAATTCAGAACTAAAGTTTTTGCTAAACAGCTTCAGTCGAAGACCAAAATGAAGAAGTTTATTCAACTAGAGGCTACTGTTCTGAGAGTAGTCAAAGCTTCAACAGTTATTCAGGGTCTAGAACGCaaaacatatttgtttgatcagctaaGAGCCAAGAAGCTTCAGCAGATTGTTGCTGAATTGCGTCAAAATTTTGATCCTTCAAGTCCGACTGCTGCGAATGACTCAGCAATATACAATCAACTGAACTAGGATCTTATCTGCTTGCAGATGCAAATCAAAGATTGGGAAATGGGTCAAGAACTAATCATTCCAGCGACTGAACAAAACTTATCATCTGATGAAGAGCCAGTTGGAGAGCCAGTTCAAGAGCCACCCAAAGACTCAGTTGTTGCAGTTTCtccaaaggcaactgaaccttCCTCATCAGCTGCTCCACCATCCTCATCTTCACTTCATCAATCTTCAACTGCTGATCCACCGCCATATACTGAATCTAAATTGTCTCTAGCGAACCTAGATGAGGTCATCAAATCAGTCATCTCAGATATTGAGCTGGACAATTCAAGGTCAGTTAAAGATGCGCTTACAACTGAAGGACCAGCTGAGGAGCCAAATTTTGATCAACCAGAACAGCCACTTCTGTCAGTAGATGTGACTGAACAGACAATTTTGAGCCCAACTGTACAGACAGAACCAATTGTTAAACCAGCTGAGGAATCGGTTGTTGATCCAACTGAAGCAGCAGTCGTCGAACAAACTGAAGAACTGTCTTCTACCTCTTCTCTTCCATATGTTTCATCTCCTACCCAGGACCATTTAACTGAAAATATTCCAGAGATAGTTGTGCTTATAACAGAACCAACTGACGATGCGATGGTCGTATTTAATCAAGAACAAAGGGAACAGATCCCAGAAACTTCTGGAGTCATGTCTCCTAAAATTTCAGACACTAATGCCCTGTTTGAAGAACTCCAAACCATTCAGTCGAATCTACtcagtatgatgaatgctatCTCTGCAATAAAATCTACTCAGCTTGCACATACCTTGAAGCTTGATTCAAATTATGAGTTCACAACAGATAGACTGAATCAGCTTAACAAGAGTGTATCTGCTCTTTATACTCAAACtgaagaaatcaagaaagacaGATTGTCAATTGAATCGCACTTCCAGACTCAAGCCCTAGTCGGCAGGCAATTTaactttcttgaagaaaaggtCACTAAACGAATTGACTTGCTGCATGACATTATGCTAAATGCGGTATCAGATATTGCAGCAGACGTCCGCATATGCACAAGAAAAGTggatgtgcttgacaaaaaggaGAAATTATtaaagaaacagaagaagataaaagaaagaaaaagaatgtgtGAAGATCAACTGACTTCAGTTGAATGGTTGAAGATTTTGTATTCTTTATTCtatgtacgaatctgtacataagATCAGATACttatttcattctttgtacgaatctgtacattgtaAAAGtcattttatctacaatgaaatCAAAGACTATTTCGAGttgagttgatcagttcatactttacaaattttgtcaatcaccaaaaaaggggaaattgttgcaaacttaatttcggtggtttgaAAAAATTAGAGATCAATCTGTTAAACTAACTGATTACGAACACACGAATTGATAAACTGAAGTTATCAGCCGAACTGAATCTACTttgtcaactgactgatcagttggataCTGATCAGTTGACATACTCAGTAGTGAGAttacttatcagctgatcattcagctgaacacgtcatcagttgaaaaggatattcaaccgacaatagtacaaagcagactgtaacTCGTAGTGGGACGCTGCATTTCAGAGAATACAGTGTACGAatatcagaagaatgttgacgtggcaatcaatggacacaaaagattcaaattgtatttattattaCCGTTAGAAGAAAGCATATAAATAAGCAAGAAGAGCAGATGAGATACAGAgctgaaatataagattcatcCATTCTCTTAAGCTTGCTATTATTCTGCCAAATTTATTATTCTCACTTGAGATTCATAAAGCTCACACTCATTATTAATATTcatagcatttgaggctacttttcgagcttatCAGCACAAACCTCTGTATTACTTATATCAGTCGTGCTAAAATCCAGTTGAAgaactgtgaaaattgttgttaactaagagtttcagtcttggcagtgttaagtccaaactgaagtgggtctttgcaaattttgtattgatcaaagtctattagtgcatatcctatccttgtgatagaaggggtgacgtaggagttattcaaatctttgaacatccataaatccttgcattattatttcagtcatttattctatatttcagtcagtttatttccgcaactatacctagttaaactgattgtcattgactgacaagattcctaagtatcagtttatcacaaaACTGATACTTCATTCAAAGAAGgttataaaaatcgtgagtgtttattcaacccccttctaaatatgtttctacctattaaccgatcctatcaccCTGGTCCCAACCGTGACCCAAGCCAAGCAACCAACCCCATAAACCGAGCCCCTAAGATACACCAGCACATGATCGGTTCCAGCTTCTGTTATTTGTGTTGTGCagcatattatgcatgtttctAGGCCCTTAAACTTGTTTAAAACAATCCCATATTACTTCTTAATCAtgcatggcagccccttagatacatgaatttcatgatttttggatcaaatttcatgttttaaaaACCACATAAGATGCATGTACGAAAATAATGAGATGTGTggtttgttttcattcaaaacatgcTTAAATAAATACTGTGGTGTGATATATatttgaaagaaagaatataGAGTGTCTTTGCGTTATTAACACatgaataatcgttgacgaatcgaagaacgatggCTTGAAGAGCCCTTGAAAACCTTGAAGAACTTTGATGCTTTTCCCttgatattatgtgtgtgtgtcaTGTCTTTGCTTGGAAGTAAGTGTTTGAACTGAGTTGGGGAAGTGGGCGTGGGTTTATGGCATGTGGTAGGGTAGGTTTTGcactttaaatattaaataaatcctaACCAAACACTAATTGCTAGCTTAGCCCATTAATAATGTTAATTAGGACCATttagcccattagtgtttaattaaaatattttgtttaggaaagtttgtgaatttattagctagattgccaaaacgttcgtatttttgttaaaaatccaacaccgttaaaaattacgtcacgacgtataaaatcacataaaaactccttattttcaaaaataataaaaagcatcaaccttcatttaaataattaaaaacaattatttaataaaatttttttctatttttcatccAACGGTcttcgttcttcgatcgcaactcgaataacatttaaaaatacattttaaagcAACCATGTAGGAAATTACATGTTGtgcaaaatttttgaaagataaattttttattatttttaaaataaagaatttCTAAATTGTTGATCGTCtcaaattcattaattttaaaaaataaaaaataagtagaTCGGCACACACATaaaactttttttatttttttaaaacttaatcaacatatatttaaataaataaaagactttgttttaaaaaaaataaaaaagtccaaattcaaaattttgcttacgaaaattcaagaattttcatatttatactattttttattaatcatattgcttgataataaaataaaaaaataagttgATGGAAAcgcatatatattttttaagaaacaaAACCAACGtatatttgaataaataaataatttttgaaagataaattaattactattttaaaaataaagaatttttttaaaaaaaaattggttcaCTTACTCACCATTAAagtgatttttttttcatattattaAACTTGAGTTTcaactctcttttttttttcatgtaGTCTTCCTATTTTACTATTAAGATATGcgtctgaattcaataaaaaaataataattaaaaaaataaaaaaatatttgagtcaTAGTAGTGACAAAATAAGatcttaatatatattttaaaaaactgtGCGTTGTCACATTTTGTAGAATGCGACAACTACGCTAAGCCTATTCACGAATGATCAACCTCAACTGTATGCCAAACCGATATTGTGGTCCCTCGTAATCTACATTGGCTCCAAGAAcagttaaaaataaataatgagtataaaaaaattggagttgaacaaaaatatttgttaaataaatatcatatcCTTTTTGAACATCAAGGAACCAAAACCCACGCATGAATGCTGGACCTACCCACCATTCTCGTAGTTAAATAATGTTTAAATTAATCCAAAGTTGAGAGTCAAATTAAAATACAAACGTGGAATAGAAAACCAAGCAGTAGTAATTTATTTCCATTGGATAAGAGATATTGGCAAAGTGGAATCCCTGAATGCCTAAAACCGTACACCACGTGTCGGCAAAAAGAGAAGATAAGCGAACACACGCGGCAATTTCTTTACAGAAAAAGCCAAACTTTGGGTTGGATTAAAATACGAAGCGAACCGagaagagaaactaaaggaaAATGTCTAACGGGTTTTCGGGATCATTTTCTTCGGCGAAAGTGGACGTCATGGTGGATACGGGCAACCCATTACTCAACCTCGCTGTCGATGGTTTCTTGAAGATCGGCGCTGTAAGAAGAAACAATTACCCTTCATCCCATGTCTCTGTTatgatatattattatattgtgTGATGCAAGCATTTGTTATCCGGGATTCAGGTGGCCGCAACCAAAGTAGCTGCGGAGGAAACATATGACATTCTTATAAGACACGGTTCCTATTTCTCTTAATGCAGTTTATTTTGATATTGGTCGATTGAcaaatattgttattgttacttgttacttccagaAACGAGTACCTTAGGGATATATTCTTGATTTGATTGGGCTATAGATCAAGGACGTGGGGACCGCTGTTACGTATTTATCAGTAATTGGTACATGAATTTTGGTTTTCGTCCAGCCTATAATGTGAACATTAACTCGTAGCACTAGCAATACTAGATAGACCAGAACACTAGCAGCCTTAAGCTTACTAGTCACTTCATATTTGTCGCTGTGGTGTCGATGTGGGAGTTGGGACGTAACGTTACCCGCCCTTAAAAGTCTGATGTCCATGAACTCATCCAGCACTATTTGGTAGAAGTACCTTGACTTAACTTGTAATGTTCACCTAGATGGAATTATTGAAAACAACCAAATTATAACCCTTCAAAGTACGACAATTCTTAATTCTAGTTTTCTAGGTGGGTGAGACTCTCGAGGTTATATAACCACCCAGATTTTGTTGTGAAGCCCGAAATTTGTCCGTACCAACGAGCCTCTTGGTCTAATGTACAGGGGAATAATTTAACTAAAATAAAAGTCACAAGGATCTAAAAACACGTAGCTTAATTTTCTCAAAAAGTAAATCATCATTAGAATCTGAGTATCGAATATGAAGTTGTTCCTGCAGACTAGATAGATAGAATTATACTTGACATAGCCAACACCTTCTTGAACTATTTTACAGTGCATTTTATTGTAGTCATCGATAAGAAATGTGAAGCCGATGCCTATCATTATCCCATTTACATCTGCTGAATTGATATCGAAAATATGAGTGATGATTCTTCAGCAATATTGCAAACCACACACATTTTGTCCTCACAAAAGGAAGCCTATCCTTCATAAGCAGCAGCTTACCGTGAACTCCCAACCATAGGATAAATGAGTAATTTGGAAGGATGTGTGATTCCAAAGATGCCCAAGGAATCTTAACGCCAAATCCCCTGTAGAAATGATGAGCTGAATTTTCTCTGCTACCGTTAGTGGACTGTGGAGAACCTTGCACAGTTTGCTTTCCCTATTGTTCAGATATATATTCTTGATAGTCCATGATATGGGTTTATTTCATGCTACCCATGTGGGCAATGCCCCCATAATAGGATGGATGACCAAGATTTGCTCATACATATATAggacccaatttttttttttgaaattgtatgtgtggcAAGATCTTACCCATTGAAATGAAATGAGCGTAGTGCCCATATAGGTAGGATGTGTGTggaaatgatgatgcaagcctTTTTTAGGCTAATATACCTAAATTTGGAAAGAAGCATTTAATCTAAGAATCTTAACttaatttaaaagattttgtgACGTCTGACTAAATAAGAACAATATGTTTTCAGAGCTTGGATTACGTTTGTAAACTAGCATGGTGTTCGAAAACAGTGATCTCGCGTTTGAAACCCATGCAGATGCACACTTGGGCTTTTACATTTCAAATTTACATTGAATATTTACTTCGGGTCTCTGTTTTCCGAGTACCCAACCAATATGCACAAGTCTTGGATACTTAATATATAGAACTATTTGGGTTTCTTCTTCGTTTCCGTAGTCTTTGTGTTCATTGGTAAATTAATAATCATATAATGAGGTTGTTGGGTGCAACTGGTAGAAACTGATTCTTGAACATTTGTTGATGTCAGTAAAATGCATTGACAGTTGGATGAATGTTAAATATATAAGTGTGGAGAGGGAGACCAAGGACTCTTCTATCTATATATAGGTAGTTTGTACAGAAACGCATATTAGAACATAGAAACATAGCATGGCATGTTAAAACTTCAATAAATGAGAACTAATATCAAACATTTGGATGTGATAATTTCATAATAATCTTAATAACCAAAAATATTGTGAAAGAGTGAAGATTTCTGtagttaatttaattatctagTGTCTCATGGATGTGATCATGTGGAaatctctaaaatcattttcttctaagtATTACAGTGTATTTTTTCGAGTTATTTCTTCTTTGCTGATTTTTGATTTCCAATGTGCAGGGAGCATCTCAACCGATAAGTTGGAATACTCAGTTGAGAATCTTATATCATCACTTTTTCTCACTCATGCAATTTCTTTTTCATTCATAGACATGCTAAAGCGTACTCCTTTTAGCTTTTTCATGCCAAGTTTAATTGTTTTGATGTCACTGCAGCTGAAGAGAATGTGTAGAGAAGGTGCATCTTGGGGTACGTATATTTACATTTGAGAAACATAATTTCGGAGACTTAAATTCAGATAACAGTTATTTTGCACATTTACTATCTACAGGAGCAGTAGCTGGAGTTTATGTTGGGATGGAATATGGAGTGGAAAGAATACGTGGAACCAAAGACTGGGTACTTTctgaatttaatttattcctATTACCAGtcattaaattctaaatttttttgtcttttaaaaTTGTATTGAGTTGCGTATTACCGGATGGTATGTATAATGGCGCTGTTGCTTACTTATTTTGTAGAAGAACGCGTTGATTAGTGGTGCAGTGACTGGGGCACTCCTGTCGGCAGCCAGCAACAGAAACAGAGACAAGATTGTGTTCGATGCCATAGCTGGAGGTGCCGTTGCAACTGCTGCTGAGTTCCTCAATTATTTAACTTGAAAAGTGTTGTTTCCATTGAATGTTAGTCTGTTTCTCTGTACCTTTGTTCCTCCAATAAATCCTTGTACAATGACGACTGCTACATTGATTCTGAAATTATTCTTTGCCCATCGAAAACTCCTCATCTTTATTATGTTGTCGTGGTTTGCTTATTTGAGGTTTCCTATGGGACGGACTTCTAGAAGCTTCGCCAAAAATAATTAGTAACGCCACACTGAAGGTAACTTGGAGAGGGATCCAACTCCGTTTGAAccgattattattttatttttttcctagaATTTTTTTGTAGAGTTTAATTGTTTCTTTTATTTTGGGTAGAATGTTGGGTTTTTCTCAAGCGACATGGCCGGATTATATGTATTAATTCCTCTTAAGCTACGGTTCCAAAATGGGTAATTTGGTTTCAACGGAATTAATGTAAAATTATAACATGGATTTTTGGAGACATTTCCTTGGGACTTTGTAAATCTACTTAAATCAATCGTCTCATCTCAGTTCACGGCAATAAATCGGTATATAAAATGATAATTCACAATGTCATTTACTCACATTCTCCACATTTTAATAATAACCATATTTATACCCACGCTTCCCCGAGTTCTTTCGAAGACCACATAAATCCACATGGCAGCAATGTCAAGTTGAGGATGACAGATTTTTTTAGAGATTTGTATTCGTACTCGCGAATTTCAGGGGTTTTATGGTCATTTAAAAGTATAATCACTTCGGTAACTAAAAACTGTATttattctttttgtttttgttgggTTTAGGCCTTGGTTTCCAAATGCCGGCTTGGGTCAGCAATGATTTTGAAGTCCAGTCCGACGGTTGGATTCAT
It contains:
- the LOC142530732 gene encoding outer envelope pore protein 16, chloroplastic isoform X2, whose amino-acid sequence is MSNGFSGSFSSAKVDVMVDTGNPLLNLAVDGFLKIGAVAATKVAAEETYDILIRHGSISTDKLEYSLKRMCREGASWGAVAGVYVGMEYGVERIRGTKDWKNALISGAVTGALLSAASNRNRDKIVFDAIAGGAVATAAEFLNYLT
- the LOC142530732 gene encoding outer envelope pore protein 16, chloroplastic isoform X1, which codes for MSNGFSGSFSSAKVDVMVDTGNPLLNLAVDGFLKIGAVAATKVAAEETYDILIRHGSISTDKLEYSVENLISSLFLTHAISFSFIDMLKRTPFSFFMPSLIVLMSLQLKRMCREGASWGAVAGVYVGMEYGVERIRGTKDWKNALISGAVTGALLSAASNRNRDKIVFDAIAGGAVATAAEFLNYLT